A region from the Methylocystis iwaonis genome encodes:
- a CDS encoding outer membrane protein produces MKTGKIAAIAMIATAVGGSAFAADLPSRKAPPPPTYVPPPPPIMTWTGFYGGLNLGGGWSANRANPNNFALYGSPVNGATYLLPGNTKGGNSTGGVVGGGQVGYNYQIGSFVLGAETDFQGTSMRSGGAANTALYPDPAGGGALLVPLSPAGNRGIALNWFGTARGRAGLLVAPTLLVYGTGGFAYGNLQSQFTGASSTRTGWTAGGGAEWMFMPNWSAKGEYLFTDLNSGGAQSALAATATDRRHTQYNVVRAGVNYHFNLGGAPSLTSY; encoded by the coding sequence ATGAAGACGGGAAAAATCGCCGCGATTGCGATGATCGCGACGGCGGTGGGCGGTTCGGCCTTCGCCGCCGACCTTCCCTCGCGCAAGGCGCCGCCCCCGCCGACCTATGTCCCGCCGCCGCCACCGATAATGACCTGGACCGGCTTCTATGGCGGCCTCAACCTCGGCGGCGGCTGGAGCGCCAACCGCGCCAATCCCAACAACTTCGCCCTCTATGGCAGCCCGGTGAACGGCGCCACTTACCTCCTGCCAGGAAATACGAAGGGCGGCAATTCGACGGGGGGCGTCGTCGGCGGCGGCCAGGTGGGCTATAATTATCAGATCGGCTCCTTTGTCCTTGGCGCCGAGACGGATTTCCAGGGCACGAGCATGCGCTCGGGCGGCGCCGCCAATACCGCGCTTTATCCTGATCCGGCCGGGGGTGGCGCTCTTTTGGTTCCGCTATCGCCCGCCGGCAACCGGGGCATCGCGCTCAACTGGTTCGGCACGGCGCGCGGCCGCGCCGGCCTCCTGGTCGCGCCGACTTTGCTGGTCTACGGCACGGGCGGCTTCGCCTATGGCAATCTTCAGAGCCAGTTCACGGGCGCGAGCAGCACCCGCACGGGCTGGACGGCCGGCGGCGGCGCCGAATGGATGTTCATGCCCAACTGGTCGGCCAAGGGCGAGTATCTCTTCACCGACCTCAACAGCGGCGGCGCACAAAGCGCGTTGGCCGCCACTGCGACCGATCGCCGCCATACGCAATACAATGTCGTGCGCGCCGGCGTGAATTATCACTTCAACCTCGGCGGCGCGCCCTCGCTGACCTCCTATTGA
- a CDS encoding DUF4142 domain-containing protein, which translates to MRPVIATSVFLALALQGAAFAQQSTQTPMREAPTTGARTTQSQRVTTQEFLNKAWNINNFEIQAGQEAENKAQKSEFKDFAKMVVNDHQKMQDDLRSIMRSTRGAELPNAADAEHAQKLKQLSSATGAAFDREFRTLQIQGHQEAIRLFQDYAASGDNPDLKKFAQNSVAILERHLQRAESLKGPEGVM; encoded by the coding sequence ATGAGGCCTGTCATCGCTACGAGCGTGTTTCTTGCGCTTGCCCTGCAAGGGGCGGCCTTTGCGCAGCAATCGACGCAGACTCCAATGCGGGAAGCGCCGACGACCGGCGCGCGAACGACCCAATCGCAGCGCGTCACCACCCAGGAGTTTTTGAACAAGGCGTGGAACATCAATAATTTTGAAATCCAGGCGGGCCAGGAGGCCGAGAACAAGGCGCAGAAGTCCGAGTTCAAGGATTTTGCCAAGATGGTCGTCAACGACCACCAGAAGATGCAGGATGATTTGAGGTCCATCATGCGAAGCACGCGCGGCGCGGAGCTTCCAAACGCCGCCGACGCCGAGCACGCCCAGAAGCTCAAGCAGCTTTCATCGGCCACAGGCGCAGCCTTCGACCGCGAATTCCGTACCCTGCAAATCCAGGGACATCAGGAAGCGATTCGCCTGTTCCAGGATTACGCCGCCTCGGGGGATAATCCTGACCTCAAGAAATTCGCCCAAAACTCCGTGGCGATCCTCGAACGCCATTTGCAGCGCGCCGAGTCGCTCAAGGGGCCGGAGGGCGTCATGTAA
- the fabA gene encoding 3-hydroxyacyl-[acyl-carrier-protein] dehydratase FabA, whose translation MSERRSSFGYEDLLACGREELFGPGNAQLPLPPMLMFDRVTEIFETGGEHGNGYMRAELDVKPSLWFFDCHFKGNPVMPGCLGLDALWQMVGFYLAWLGNPGRGMALGVGEVKFSGQVRPTVKTVTYGVDLKRVRTGKLVLGMADGWVAADGQRIYEAKDLKVGLANAPAPAA comes from the coding sequence ATGAGCGAACGGCGCTCGTCATTTGGCTATGAGGATTTATTGGCCTGCGGGCGCGAGGAGCTCTTCGGGCCCGGCAATGCGCAACTGCCGCTGCCGCCGATGCTGATGTTCGACCGCGTCACCGAGATTTTCGAGACCGGCGGCGAGCACGGCAATGGCTATATGCGCGCCGAGCTCGACGTCAAGCCGAGCCTCTGGTTCTTCGATTGCCACTTCAAGGGCAATCCGGTCATGCCCGGCTGCCTGGGCCTCGACGCGCTGTGGCAGATGGTCGGCTTCTATCTCGCCTGGCTCGGCAATCCCGGCCGCGGCATGGCGCTCGGCGTCGGCGAGGTGAAATTCTCCGGCCAGGTGCGCCCGACCGTGAAGACGGTCACTTACGGCGTCGATCTCAAGCGCGTGCGCACGGGCAAGCTCGTGCTCGGCATGGCCGACGGCTGGGTGGCGGCGGACGGCCAGCGCATCTATGAGGCGAAGGATCTCAAGGTCGGCCTCGCCAACGCCCCGGCGCCGGCGGCGTGA
- a CDS encoding VOC family protein — protein MAQKVRTCLWFDHEAEEAANFYVSLFPNSRIVDIAHYNEAGPGKPGSVLMVTFQLAGVEYLALNGGPIFKFTEAISISVDCVDQAEVDRLWEKLGEGGSYSRCGWLKDRYGLSWQIAPSRVVELISGPDKAGAKRAMEAMMTMAKLDIAAVEAAYNRS, from the coding sequence ATGGCTCAGAAGGTAAGGACCTGCCTCTGGTTCGATCACGAGGCCGAAGAAGCGGCGAACTTTTACGTGTCGCTTTTCCCGAACTCCCGCATCGTCGACATCGCGCACTATAACGAGGCCGGCCCCGGCAAGCCGGGGTCTGTCTTGATGGTGACCTTCCAACTTGCCGGCGTCGAATATCTGGCCTTGAACGGCGGCCCGATCTTCAAATTCACCGAAGCCATTTCGATTTCGGTGGACTGCGTCGATCAGGCGGAGGTGGACCGTTTATGGGAGAAGCTCGGAGAGGGCGGTTCCTATAGCCGCTGCGGCTGGCTCAAGGATCGCTACGGACTTTCGTGGCAGATCGCTCCCTCCCGGGTCGTCGAGCTGATCAGCGGCCCTGACAAAGCCGGCGCCAAGCGCGCCATGGAGGCGATGATGACCATGGCGAAGCTCGATATTGCGGCAGTCGAAGCGGCCTACAATCGTTCGTAG
- the fabI gene encoding enoyl-ACP reductase FabI: protein MTVSTGLMQGKRGLVMGVANDHSIAYGIARVLARHGAELAFTYQGEALGKRVKPLAEELGSNLVLPCDVEDVETVDAVFARLEQEWGEMDFLVHSIAYSDKSELKGLYADTSRENFVRTMVISCFSFTEAAKRAARLMKNGGSMVTVSFGGGTHVMPNYNVMGVAKAALDSSVRYLAADYGDRGIRVNALSPGPVRTMAGAGITGARAMGAFQKQHCPLRRMITLDEIGGSALYFLSELSGGVTGEIHLVDAGYNIMLQPRPEDLSGGE, encoded by the coding sequence ATGACGGTTTCTACCGGTTTGATGCAGGGTAAGCGCGGGCTCGTGATGGGCGTCGCGAACGACCATTCGATTGCATATGGCATTGCCCGCGTGCTGGCGCGCCATGGCGCTGAGCTTGCCTTCACCTATCAGGGCGAGGCGCTCGGCAAGCGCGTGAAGCCGCTCGCTGAGGAGCTCGGCTCCAATCTCGTCCTGCCCTGCGACGTCGAGGATGTCGAGACCGTCGACGCGGTCTTCGCGCGGCTGGAGCAGGAATGGGGCGAGATGGACTTCCTCGTCCACTCCATCGCCTATTCCGACAAGAGCGAGCTGAAAGGCCTCTACGCCGACACTTCGCGCGAGAATTTCGTCCGCACCATGGTGATCTCCTGCTTCTCCTTCACGGAAGCGGCGAAGCGCGCGGCCCGCTTGATGAAGAACGGCGGCTCGATGGTGACGGTGAGCTTTGGCGGCGGCACCCATGTCATGCCGAACTACAATGTGATGGGCGTCGCCAAGGCCGCGCTCGACTCCAGCGTGCGCTATCTCGCCGCCGACTACGGCGACCGCGGCATCCGCGTGAATGCGCTGTCGCCCGGGCCGGTGCGCACCATGGCCGGCGCCGGCATCACCGGCGCGCGCGCCATGGGCGCCTTCCAGAAGCAGCATTGCCCCCTGCGGCGAATGATCACGCTCGATGAAATCGGCGGCTCGGCGCTTTATTTCCTATCGGAACTCTCGGGCGGCGTGACCGGCGAAATCCATCTCGTCGACGCCGGCTACAACATCATGCTGCAGCCGCGCCCGGAGGATTTGAGCGGCGGCGAATAA
- the irrA gene encoding iron response transcriptional regulator IrrA, with protein MLVAAGLRPTRQRVALGELLFRGCDRHVTAERLFDEAVAANLSVSLATVYNTLHQFTDAGLLREIAVDGARVYFDTNVSDHHHFLIEEDGELYDISGSNVAVANLPTPPKGLRIDRVDVVVRLRREG; from the coding sequence ATGCTGGTCGCCGCGGGATTGCGTCCGACCCGGCAACGCGTCGCGCTCGGCGAGCTGCTCTTTCGCGGCTGCGACCGCCATGTGACCGCCGAACGCCTCTTCGACGAGGCGGTCGCGGCCAATCTCTCGGTCTCGCTCGCGACCGTCTATAATACGCTCCACCAGTTCACCGACGCCGGCCTCCTGCGCGAGATCGCCGTCGACGGCGCGCGGGTCTATTTCGACACCAATGTGAGCGACCACCACCACTTCCTCATCGAGGAAGACGGCGAGCTTTACGATATTTCCGGCTCCAATGTCGCGGTGGCGAATCTGCCGACGCCGCCCAAGGGGCTGCGGATTGATCGCGTCGACGTAGTGGTGCGGCTGCGGCGGGAGGGGTAG
- a CDS encoding VOC family protein — MAINPYLYFAGRAEEAIAFYQKALGAELTMLLRFKESPQPAPEGVIAPGWGDKVMHANLSVDSSNLSLSDGCGPDSAGFKGFSLTYTAKDAAEADRIFAALANEGQIRMPLGETFFAPRFGMVEDRFGVLWNVIVVA, encoded by the coding sequence ATGGCTATCAATCCCTACCTTTATTTCGCGGGCCGCGCCGAGGAGGCGATCGCCTTCTACCAAAAGGCGCTGGGCGCAGAGCTGACGATGCTTTTGCGTTTCAAGGAGAGTCCCCAGCCTGCGCCAGAGGGCGTCATCGCGCCGGGGTGGGGCGATAAAGTCATGCACGCCAATCTGAGTGTCGACAGCTCCAACCTGAGCCTCTCCGACGGTTGCGGTCCGGATAGCGCGGGCTTCAAGGGCTTTAGTTTGACCTATACGGCGAAGGACGCGGCCGAGGCCGATCGCATATTTGCAGCGCTCGCGAATGAAGGCCAAATAAGAATGCCGCTCGGCGAGACCTTCTTTGCGCCGCGCTTCGGCATGGTCGAGGACCGGTTCGGCGTTCTATGGAACGTGATCGTTGTGGCGTGA
- a CDS encoding cupin domain-containing protein — translation MAQLGFDDSNIRWERFGDVEHLWLSVLDVDAKNRIVQVLFKFAANQQIVLHRHKTTNKTFVIQGEHRLYHPDGRLKEIRPAGRYTVSPPSNDPHREGGGDQDVVVMFTIYGENDALYELLDDQMNIVASVSIDDFAKLLD, via the coding sequence GTGGCGCAATTGGGATTCGATGACAGCAATATCCGATGGGAACGGTTCGGCGACGTCGAGCATTTGTGGCTTTCCGTGCTCGACGTGGACGCAAAGAACAGAATCGTCCAGGTGCTTTTCAAATTCGCGGCGAACCAGCAGATCGTGCTGCATCGGCATAAGACCACGAACAAGACTTTCGTTATCCAGGGAGAGCACCGTCTGTATCATCCAGACGGAAGGCTCAAGGAAATCCGCCCTGCCGGGCGCTACACTGTGAGCCCGCCGAGCAATGATCCTCACCGCGAAGGCGGGGGCGATCAGGACGTGGTGGTGATGTTCACCATCTATGGCGAAAACGACGCGCTTTACGAACTGCTCGACGATCAAATGAACATCGTCGCGTCGGTTTCCATCGACGATTTCGCGAAGCTGTTGGATTGA
- a CDS encoding SlyX family protein, translating to MSDEPFDYAARHHALETLIAHQDRTIAELSDVIASQWRKIDILERQVAQLREEFQNIGASRDTPEPPPPHY from the coding sequence ATGAGCGACGAACCTTTTGATTACGCGGCCCGCCACCACGCGCTGGAAACGCTGATCGCCCACCAGGACAGAACGATCGCCGAACTGAGCGACGTCATCGCCTCACAATGGCGCAAAATCGATATTCTCGAGCGGCAAGTCGCCCAGTTGCGTGAGGAATTTCAGAACATCGGCGCTTCCCGCGATACGCCCGAGCCGCCGCCTCCGCATTACTAA
- a CDS encoding SRPBCC family protein: protein MDRTTDDVVSTLVVSRRFAAPPEIVFDAWFDAKAVGAWLFATPGGQSAHVEIDARVGGGFAIHEQRGESLATHFGEYREIDRPRRIVFALATDKDGTRSLVTVEIEADGAGSLLTLTHRVERAPIDASMRAGWESILEGLARATGEEGAGYTIVMRRTFDAPRLLVWKAWTEADHLLRWMCPANFNVLFAENELRIGGKWRSGMRSPEGEDFIHCGEYVEIEKPSRLVFTHRWERNSLEPQADTMITVVLNERDGKTDMVFVHAGLATVESACSHQNGWTGAFEYLARHSTQLAQDSN from the coding sequence ATGGACCGCACAACTGACGATGTAGTTTCGACGCTTGTCGTCTCGCGCCGCTTCGCCGCGCCGCCCGAGATCGTCTTCGACGCCTGGTTCGACGCCAAAGCCGTCGGCGCATGGCTTTTCGCTACTCCTGGCGGTCAATCGGCGCATGTCGAGATAGACGCGCGCGTCGGCGGCGGCTTTGCGATTCACGAGCAGCGCGGCGAAAGCCTTGCAACCCATTTCGGCGAATATCGGGAGATCGATCGCCCCCGTCGGATCGTCTTCGCTCTCGCCACTGACAAGGACGGTACGCGCAGCCTCGTCACAGTCGAGATCGAGGCCGATGGCGCGGGGAGCCTTTTGACGCTCACCCATCGCGTGGAACGGGCGCCTATTGACGCGAGCATGCGGGCAGGATGGGAAAGCATTCTCGAAGGATTGGCGCGTGCGACCGGCGAAGAAGGCGCCGGCTACACGATTGTCATGCGCCGCACATTCGATGCGCCACGACTCCTGGTATGGAAAGCATGGACGGAAGCCGATCATTTGCTCCGCTGGATGTGCCCGGCCAATTTCAACGTGCTTTTCGCCGAGAATGAATTGCGCATCGGCGGCAAATGGCGGTCCGGCATGCGCTCGCCCGAAGGCGAAGACTTCATCCATTGCGGCGAATATGTCGAAATAGAAAAGCCGTCGCGTCTCGTTTTCACCCATCGATGGGAGCGCAACAGTCTCGAGCCTCAGGCGGACACGATGATCACAGTCGTTCTCAACGAGCGTGACGGCAAGACCGACATGGTCTTTGTCCATGCTGGCCTCGCCACAGTGGAATCCGCTTGTTCGCATCAAAATGGCTGGACCGGCGCATTCGAGTATCTGGCGCGACATTCGACGCAGCTCGCGCAAGACAGCAATTGA
- the fabB gene encoding beta-ketoacyl-ACP synthase I, translating to MRRVVVTGMGIVSSIGNTTQEVVASLREARSGIVRAEKYAELGFRCQVYGLPTLDPSTIVDRRAMRFHATGTAWNHVAMDQAILDSGLTEADISNERTGIIMGSGGPSTRTVVEAADITRTKGPKRVGPFAVPKCMSSTASATLATWFKIKGVNYSISSACATSNHCIGNAYEMIQYGKQDVMFAGGCEELEWELSVLFDAMGAMSSAYNDRPATASRAYDKNRDGFVIAGGAGVLVLEEYERAKARGAKIYAEIAGYGATSDGHDMVAPSGEGAVRCMKQALATVKCPIDYINPHATATPVGDAKEIEALREVFGREDKCPPIAATKSLTGHSLGATGVQESIYSLLMMQNGFICESANIEELDPEFADMPILRQRRDNVKLGAVLSNSFGFGGTNATLVFKHPDA from the coding sequence ATGAGACGAGTCGTCGTCACCGGCATGGGCATCGTATCGTCGATCGGCAATACGACGCAGGAAGTGGTCGCCTCTCTGCGCGAGGCGCGCTCCGGCATCGTCCGCGCCGAAAAATATGCGGAGCTGGGCTTCCGTTGTCAGGTCTATGGCCTGCCGACGCTCGATCCCTCCACGATCGTCGATCGCCGCGCCATGCGCTTCCACGCCACGGGCACCGCCTGGAACCATGTCGCCATGGATCAGGCGATCCTCGACTCCGGCCTGACCGAGGCGGATATCTCCAATGAGCGCACCGGCATCATCATGGGCTCGGGCGGCCCCTCGACCCGCACCGTCGTGGAGGCCGCGGACATCACCCGCACCAAAGGCCCCAAGCGCGTTGGCCCCTTCGCCGTGCCGAAATGCATGTCCTCGACGGCCTCCGCCACGCTCGCCACATGGTTCAAGATCAAGGGCGTGAACTATTCGATCTCCTCGGCCTGCGCGACCTCGAACCATTGCATCGGCAACGCCTATGAGATGATTCAATATGGCAAGCAGGATGTGATGTTCGCCGGCGGTTGCGAGGAATTGGAGTGGGAGCTCTCCGTCCTCTTCGACGCCATGGGCGCCATGTCTTCCGCCTATAACGACCGCCCGGCGACGGCCTCGCGCGCTTATGACAAGAACCGCGACGGTTTCGTGATCGCCGGCGGCGCTGGCGTGCTGGTGCTGGAGGAATATGAGCGCGCCAAGGCGCGCGGCGCCAAGATCTACGCCGAGATCGCCGGCTATGGCGCGACCTCCGACGGCCACGACATGGTGGCGCCCTCGGGCGAAGGCGCCGTGCGCTGCATGAAACAGGCGCTCGCGACCGTTAAGTGCCCGATCGACTACATCAACCCACACGCCACCGCGACGCCGGTCGGCGACGCCAAGGAGATCGAGGCGCTGCGCGAGGTCTTCGGCCGCGAGGACAAATGCCCGCCGATCGCCGCCACCAAGTCGCTCACCGGCCACTCGCTCGGCGCGACTGGCGTGCAGGAGTCGATCTATTCGCTGCTGATGATGCAGAACGGCTTTATCTGCGAGAGCGCCAATATCGAGGAGCTCGATCCCGAATTCGCCGACATGCCGATCCTGCGCCAGCGTCGCGACAATGTGAAGCTCGGCGCGGTTCTGTCGAACTCCTTCGGTTTCGGCGGCACCAACGCCACGCTGGTTTTCAAGCACCCCGATGCGTGA
- a CDS encoding ArsR/SmtB family transcription factor, with protein sequence MQDPLSLTLSALADPTRRAILARLAQGDASVNELAAPFAISQPAISKHLKVLEQAGLISRARKAQLRPCRLEAAPLRDLAGWLESYRRFWDQSFDRLDVYLKELQKGNPDGPHN encoded by the coding sequence ATGCAGGACCCGCTCAGCCTCACGCTTTCCGCTCTCGCTGATCCAACCCGCCGGGCGATCCTCGCGCGCCTCGCCCAAGGCGACGCGTCGGTCAACGAGCTTGCGGCGCCCTTTGCGATCAGCCAGCCGGCCATCTCGAAACATTTGAAGGTGCTGGAGCAGGCGGGGCTCATCAGCCGCGCTCGCAAGGCGCAGTTGCGGCCTTGCCGGCTCGAGGCGGCGCCGCTGCGCGATCTTGCAGGGTGGCTGGAGAGCTATCGGCGCTTCTGGGACCAAAGCTTCGACCGGCTCGACGTCTATTTGAAGGAATTACAGAAAGGCAACCCTGATGGACCGCACAACTGA
- a CDS encoding c-type cytochrome, whose protein sequence is MRLLSVLLFLSAATAPALAQGPDETVGKRIAQDTCASCHAVTADPDAISPDPKAPRFLDVARMPSTTELSLKVFLRSSHRNMPNFILSPEEMDSVTWYILGLRKK, encoded by the coding sequence ATGAGATTGCTGTCGGTTTTGCTTTTCCTCTCCGCCGCGACGGCGCCGGCTCTCGCCCAGGGGCCCGATGAGACGGTCGGCAAGCGCATCGCGCAGGACACCTGCGCCTCATGCCACGCCGTGACCGCCGACCCCGACGCCATCAGCCCCGATCCCAAAGCCCCGCGCTTCCTCGACGTCGCCAGAATGCCCTCGACGACGGAGCTGTCGCTGAAGGTGTTTTTGCGCTCCTCGCACCGGAACATGCCGAATTTCATCCTCTCGCCCGAGGAGATGGATTCGGTCACATGGTATATTTTGGGGCTGAGAAAGAAGTAG